In Chryseobacterium scophthalmum, the genomic stretch ATAAGTTGGAGTTGTTTTAATTGCGATTACGAAGCAAAAGAAGACGAAAGTGATGAATGTGTCTGTGAAAATTGTGAAGAGAAAACAAAAAAGAAATTGAAAGATAAAGAATCAGAATACTGGTGGTGTTCTAATTGTAATACGATCAGTGATTTATAAACAGAAACAACCTCAGTAAATGAGGTTGTTTTTTAATTTATTGGAGTTCAATTATTTCAAAATTTCTTTCAAAAATAAAAGCGTATGATTCCAGGCTCTTTTTGCCATCACAGGATTATAATCGGCTGATTTTGGGTCAGTAAAAGTATGTTTTGAATTAGCATACGTAATGATTTGCCAATCTGCTTTGCCGTCATTCATTTCTTTAACTAGATTATTGTAATCTTCCGGCGTCACACTTTTATCTTCTGCAGGATTTTCTACTAAGATTTTAGTTGAAATAGCTTCATTCGGCCTCGATTGGTCTTTTCCAATACTTCCATGAATGGAAACAACGCCTACAACAGGCAATTTTTCTCTCGCAGATTCCAAAGCACCGGTTCCGCCAAAACAATAACCGATTACCGCAATTTTATCTGAAATCGCTCCGTTTTTCTTCAATTGTTCTAAAGCTAAAGAAATTCTTTTCTGATAAGCTACATAATCTTTCTTGTAAAATCCGGCAGTTTTTGCAGCAGAAGCATTGTCAGTCGGAATATTTCCTTCTCCATAAATATCTGCTATAAATGCGATGTAGCCTTGTTTTTCTAAATCTGCTGCTGCAGTTTTTGCTTCGTCATCAATTCCTTTCCAGGCTGGAAGAATCAAAACTCCGGGAAGTTTTTTTCCGGCATTGGAGGTTACCAAACCATTCAGTTTTTGCGAACCATCCTGATAAGACACAGGTTTTAAATTCTGACTGAAAATAGTTCCTGAAGTCATAAGAAATGTTGATAATAATATTGAACGTATCATATTTTGTAATTTAATTGAAACCCAAATTATCCTAATGTTTTTTCATAAATATCACGAATAATGTCTGTGTAATTAGTGAAAATATTTGTGATATTAGTGTTTGAAAATTTAATCAAATTTTACGCCTAAATTATTCAGCTCAGTTTTCAAATCTGTTTCAGGTTGAATATGAATCGTTTTAAAGCCCAAAGTTTTCGCCATCTCAATATTTTTGAAATTATCATCAATGAAAACCGATTCATTGGCTTCCAACTGGTATCTTTCCAATAAAACATTCCAGATTTTAGGGTCAGGTTTAATCAATTTTTCTGTTCCTGAAACCACAATTTTCCCATCAAATATTTGAAAGAAATCATAGTTTTCCAAGGCATAAGGAAAGGTTTCTTCAGACCAATTGGTTAATCCAAATAATTGATAGGAAGTATTTCCCAGTTTTCTCAGAATTTCTACATTTTGAGGAATGTCGCTTTTCAGCATAACCGTCCAGTTATCATAATAGGCTCTGAGTTCTTTTTCCCATTCCGGAAATTTTTTGATCTGAACTTCGGTTCCTTCTGCTAAAGTTCTTCCTCTGTCTTGCTCGATATTCCATTCATCCTGAGCAATATTTTCAAGGAAATATTCCATTTTTTCATCATCATTAAAATAAGTTTTGAAAAAATATCTTGGATTCCAATCCATCA encodes the following:
- a CDS encoding dienelactone hydrolase family protein, translated to MIRSILLSTFLMTSGTIFSQNLKPVSYQDGSQKLNGLVTSNAGKKLPGVLILPAWKGIDDEAKTAAADLEKQGYIAFIADIYGEGNIPTDNASAAKTAGFYKKDYVAYQKRISLALEQLKKNGAISDKIAVIGYCFGGTGALESAREKLPVVGVVSIHGSIGKDQSRPNEAISTKILVENPAEDKSVTPEDYNNLVKEMNDGKADWQIITYANSKHTFTDPKSADYNPVMAKRAWNHTLLFLKEILK
- a CDS encoding HAD family hydrolase yields the protein MEIKNIVFDFGGVLMDWNPRYFFKTYFNDDEKMEYFLENIAQDEWNIEQDRGRTLAEGTEVQIKKFPEWEKELRAYYDNWTVMLKSDIPQNVEILRKLGNTSYQLFGLTNWSEETFPYALENYDFFQIFDGKIVVSGTEKLIKPDPKIWNVLLERYQLEANESVFIDDNFKNIEMAKTLGFKTIHIQPETDLKTELNNLGVKFD